In Coccidioides posadasii str. Silveira chromosome 4, complete sequence, one genomic interval encodes:
- a CDS encoding uncharacterized protein (BUSCO:237393at4751~EggNog:ENOG410PGMN~COG:J,U~BUSCO:3469at33183) — translation MAPGHAAKRRRLSPTGKTTAPSTLNSFYANASQWDLEQDYERRPRKGSKKDKERTRLPIKTAEGAIEHVEEPAHSEPESLSPFNSDEESEDDAPATTEAVEQPVSQVPPKLQIIQAKEELAKIATLINEDPEEHIDLSKKLAEMVKASSLPAVKKLALATQAAVYRDVIPGYKIRPLGDAELAVKVSKEVRKVRNYEQALLSGYRNYVQDLIAFSRSKHDDGLKSVAINCACSLLAAVPHFNCRQELLKILVSQLSRRQLDADSIKSREALKEIFSNDEDGIVSMEAVSLLAKMMKAKDFNIHPSVLDTFLHLRLLSEFSSKGSKDGIDRNEDEVNTYKGKKIKEKREFRTKKTRKLLREQKAAAKDLREADALVKHEQRDKMQAETLKSVFTTYFRILKLRSASLMGATLEGLAKYAHLINQDFFGDLLEVLRELISESSHPDQTNEETNGNADQENAISRNTTREVLLCSTTAFALLEGQDASKAASSLHLDLSFFISHLYQSLYPASLNPDIEYNPSKSLRLPDPGSTNAGADDISGKDKKVNFQTPTVLLLRCLQPILTAKGTNAPTPLRVAGFTKRLMTSVLQLPEKSAIAVLSLLNRVVKMHAPQIAPLWNTEERKGDGVFNPIAVDVEASNVFAATVWEGELLRVHYCPEIRDASRGIEKIIMSVK, via the coding sequence ATGGCGCCGGGCCATGCTGCAAAGAGGAGACGTCTCAGTCCCACTGGAAAAACCACTGCTCCATCTACTCTGAACAGCTTTTACGCCAATGCCTCGCAATGGGACCTCGAACAAGACTATGAACGGAGGCCGAGGAAGGGCAGCAAGAAGGATAAAGAGCGAACTCGATTGCCGATAAAGACCGCAGAAGGAGCTATAGAACATGTCGAAGAACCCGCCCATTCAGAGCCCGAATCCCTAAGTCCCTTCAACTCGGACGAAGAATCTGAAGATGACGCTCCAGCGACCACCGAAGCCGTCGAACAGCCTGTGTCGCAAGTACCTCCGAAACTACAGATTATACAAGCAAAGGAAGAACTTGCAAAAATCGCGACGCTGATAAATGAAGATCCGGAAGAACATATAGATTTGTCCAAGAAGCTGGCGGAGATGGTTAAAGCCTCATCATTGCCGGCGGTGAAGAAACTAGCGCTGGCCACACAGGCTGCGGTCTACAGAGATGTCATTCCAGGATACAAAATAAGGCCGCTTGGAGATGCGGAGCTAGCTGTTAAAGTGTCGAAGGAAGTTCGAAAAGTTCGAAACTACGAGCAGGCGCTTCTTTCTGGGTACCGCAATTACGTTCAAGATTTGATTGCCTTTTCGAGATCGAAACATGACGATGGTCTTAAATCCGTTGCTATAAACTGCGCATGTAGCTTGTTGGCTGCTGTTCCACATTTCAATTGTCGACAAGAACTGTTGAAGATCCTTGTGTCTCAGCTCTCGCGTCGCCAACTTGACGCCGATTCTATAAAGTCTCGCGAGGCGCTGAAGGAAATTTTCTCCAATGATGAAGATGGGATAGTATCCATGGAGGCTGTTAGCCTTTTGGCCAAAATGATGAAAGCTAAggatttcaatattcatCCTAGCGTCTTGGATACTTTCCTCCACTTGCGCCTGTTATCAGAATTTTCGTCCAAAGGATCCAAGGATGGGATAGATAGGAACGAAGACGAGGTCAATACGTATAAAGgcaagaaaatcaaagagAAACGTGAGTTCAGAACGAAGAAGACCCGGAAACTGCTGCGAGAACAGAAGGCTGCCGCGAAAGACCTTAGGGAGGCAGATGCTCTCGTCAAGCACGAGCAACGGGACAAGATGCAAGCAGAAACGTTGAAGTCTGTTTTCACCACATATTTTCGGATTCTGAAACTTCGAAGTGCTTCTTTGATGGGCGCCACGTTGGAGGGCCTTGCAAAATATGCCCATTTGATTAATCAAGATTTCTTTGGCGACCTGCTCGAAGTTCTTAGAGAGCTGATATCTGAATCAAGCCACCCAGACCAAACCAATGAAGAGACGAATGGGAATGCAGATCAGGAAAATGCCATATCCAGGAACACCACGCGCGAAGTTCTGCTTTGCTCAACAACCGCATTCGCCCTGCTTGAAGGCCAAGACGCCAGCAAAGCTGCCTCGAGCCTCCATCTTGACCTCAGTTTCTTTATTTCGCATCTCTATCAATCACTTTACCCTGCCTCTCTGAACCCAGACATAGAATATAACCCCAGTAAATCCCTCCGTCTCCCGGACCCAGGATCCACCAACGCTGGTGCCGACGATATATCAGGAAAGGACAAGAAGGTCAACTTCCAGACTCCTACGGTCCTGCTGCTCCGCTGCCTCCAACCTATCCTCACAGCCAAAGGCACTAATGCCCCGACGCCGCTACGTGTTGCCGGGTTTACAAAGCGTCTCATGACGAGCGTGCTCCAATTACCTGAGAAATCTGCCATAGCGGTACTCTCTCTGCTGAATCGCGTAGTGAAGATGCATGCCCCGCAGATCGCGCCCTTGTGGAATACGGAGGAGCGGAAAGGAGACGGGGTATTCAATCCGATTGCAGTAGATGTCGAGGCGAGTAATGTATTTGCGGCTACTGTATGGGAGGGAGAACTGCTGAGGGTACATTATTGCCCGGAGATTCGTGATGCATCTCGAGGCATCGAAAAGATAATTATGAGCGTTAAATGA
- a CDS encoding uncharacterized protein (EggNog:ENOG410Q5FF) has product MENQQSPETVSQPPGVSGHGPVVVHFPPAQPKQPELQPQIQGDTPDEDVGKTHEVDRPPTTLPYADVARRAIAEPSPLVIVKRSAPKATGQFEDPIAFPTLNESRMRAASEPKRASRRCRSRHPQPSPPSSKESEGGEGISGDMESPRREIETVVNSPKVPDSPAQNQVKGPEYNKPISALQNPAEPEELTKDKLEDQSFNKASEASQPSTELSSEDPVVENNEQSFIAQLKATFNIVEKSKPGPIDVVKSTQLGGENKQSHTNNPSPSAESARQLNCEAKVFFPKPKASAGPNCLSLPAINPFQEGSRSSPSSPFHPRTIYKGSSVPPTPLQEVTFDAAENPPSPPEPSHTRRSSSETVIAVPDGTPQNAIQGIIMGGPALSPTRQGTYATERNPEIVEHRSVPSMHGVVDVAVPENMPLTVGWDQGHMHGNWHRLSAPYSPSIYDTASTPLRPEFGSIYPPQEAAASRMAHVAVPCENLDRLFCQIQGLSSELGLVRTEVQAQTFQLQQLTAHVNVLRSQNSFMENQFSVPTPTAAFRTPPYTGTNEFQNRNGSTGSPIGRSAYHQTQVSNATVHENGDCASMPVGPLPEGSVSGNHGIHIPAPIAKDSVDGTVDTTVNQSATYAGRRNPNRPITIGEKQKDPANKPRRGPAAGFGKTKHNRPTKQSPDPPAKPMIVNSPVKHRRTVSNRSQQTSQFNPFVPPFNPGEGQEHTTHNDTTHRRGRFGSDSAQSHFAGTWGGTRNWYHHAYGNENAQN; this is encoded by the exons ATGGAGAATCAGCAGAGTCCTGAAACAGTCTCTCAGCCTCCTGGGGTCTCTGGACATGGACCCGTTGTTGTGCACTTCCCCCCGGCGCAACCCAAGCAACCCGAATTGCAGCCCCAAATCCAAGGAGACACGCCAGATGAGGATGTTGGGAAAACCCATGAAGTTGACAGGCCCCCAACAACCTTGCCTTACGCGGATGTGGCTCGCCGTGCCATAGCAGAGCCAA GCCCACTGGTTATTGTGAAGAGGTCTGCCCCCAAAGCTACTGGTCAGTTCGAAGACCCTATTGCTTTTCCAACTTTAAATGAGTCAAGAATGCGTGCTGCAAGCGAGCCGAAGAGGGCTTCTCGTCGTTGTCGATCGAGACATCCCCAACCCTCCCCACCCTCCAGCAAGGAAAGCGAGGGAGGAGAGGGCATTTCGGGGGACATGGAATCTCCTAGGAGGGAGATCGAAACCGTTGTGAATTCCCCGAAGGTACCAGATTCTCCTGCTCAGAACCAAGTCAAGGGCCCGGAATATAACAAGCCGATATCAGCATTGCAAAATCCAGCAGAGCCAGAGGAACTCACTAAAGATAAATTGGAAGACCAGAGCTTTAACAAGGCATCAGAGGCTTCACAGCCTTCAACTGAGCTATCTTCTGAAGACCCAGTTGTTGAAAACAATGAGCAGTCGTTCATTGCACAGCTCAAAGCAACATTCAACATTGTTGAAAAGAGTAAACCTGGACCCATTGATGTTGTGAAGAGTACCCAGTTGGGAGGAGAAAATAAACAATCGCACACAAACAACCCCTCACCCAGCGCCGAGAGTGCTCGGCAGCTGAACTGTGAGGCTAAGGTCTTCTTCCCCAAGCCTAAAGCATCAGCTGGTCCCAACTGTTTATCGTTGCCAGCAATCAACCCTTTTCAGGAAGGGTCGCGTTCTTCCCCCTCCTCGCCATTTCATCCGCGTACGATTTACAAAGGCTCATCCGTTCCGCCAACGCCATTGCAGGAGGTGACATTTGACGCTGCGGAAAATCCTCCCAGCCCGCCAGAGCCGAGTCACACGCGCCGATCCAGCAGCGAAACTGTCATAGCTGTACCAGACGGAACACCACAGAACGCAATTCAAGGTATCATCATGGGAGGTCCGGCGCTTAGCCCGACGCGTCAGGGAACATACGCTACGGAACGGAACCCGGAGATTGTTGAGCACAGGAGCGTCCCTAGCATGCATGGAGTGGTGGATGTTGCTGTGCCGGAAAATATGCCACTCACTGTTGGTTGGGACCAGGGTCACATGCACGGCAATTGGCACAGACTCTCTGCTCCTTACTCTCCATCAATCTACGATACAGCGTCGACTCCACTTCGTCCAGAGTTTGGCTCGATTTATCCCCCTCAGGAAGCAGCAGCAAGTAGAATGGCACATGTGGCCGTTCCATGCGAGAACCTAGACAGGCTTTTCTGTCAAATCCAGGGGTTGTCAAGTGAGCTTGGTTTGGTGCGGACAGAAGTCCAGGCTCAGACATTCCAGCTGCAGCAGCTTACCGCGCATGTCAACGTCCTTCGTAGCCAGAATAGCTTTATGGAAAATCAGTTTTCGGTCCCCACTCCAACTGCCGCCTTTCGAACGCCGCCATACACCGGAACAAATGAATTCCAGAACCGCAATGGCAGCACTGGGAGTCCTATTGGACGAAGTGCTTATCACCAAACCCAAGTGAGCAACGCGACAGTTCACGAAAATGGTGACTGTGCTTCCATGCCCGTTGGTCCTTTGCCTGAGGGATCCGTATCTGGAAATCATGGCATCCACATTCCTGCTCCTATTGCCAAAGATTCTGTCGACGGTACGGTTGACACCACGGTCAACCAGTCTGCAACTTATGCTGGACGTCGGAACCCAAACCGTCCTATCACCATTGGAGAAAAGCAGAAAGATCCTGCTAACAAACCTCGACGTGGACCTGCAGCTGGATTTGGAAAGACTAAGCATAATCGGCCAACAAAGCAGTCTCCTGACCCCCCGGCAAAACCAATGATTGTCAATAGCCCTGTGAAGCACCGTCGAACAGTCTCGAATCGGAGCCAGCAAACCTCGCAATTTAACCCCTTTGTGCCTCCGTTCAACCCAGGAGAAGGTCAGGAGCATACGACCCACAATGATACTACTCATCGCCGGGGTAGATTCGGAAGTGACAGCGCTCAATCGCACTTTGCTGGTACTTGGGGTGGTACAAGAAACTGGTATCATCACGCTTATGGCAATGAGAATGCGCAGAATTAA